The sequence below is a genomic window from Fibrobacter sp. UWB10.
TGATTGGCTCGTTAAACTTGATTTCGACGCGTGCTCGGTCGCCAAGCCACTGCACTTTGCCGATTGTTCCGACGGTGTAACCGCGAATCACAACCTGGTCTTCGGGCTGCAATGAACCGAGTTCATCGAAATCGACCTGAATGATCTTTTGGGCTTCGTGATGGGCATCCCACATACCGTAGGCGATAATGGCAAATAGCCCAAATAACGCTACGAGTGAAATGTAACCCAATGCACGGTCGGAAATCTTCATGGACTGAAATGTAGTAAAAATCTCATCCCACATTCCCTAATACTCTTCTGATTTCAGGTTCGTCAGTCAATCCCGCTTGAACTAGTCTCATTGCGTTTTCCCGGAGTGTTCCATCTACGTAATTGCCGTCGGGCTTTAGAATCTCGACAACCGCTTGGCGACCCGAATAGGGGAGCGCTTGGGCCGGGCGGCAGCGGACTAGGCGCTGGGCCATAATGCCTAGGTGCGATTCTTGCAGGGCCGTGCGCGAAATGCCTAAATCTTCGAGGCGGGTGTAACCGGCCTTGGCAGAATTCGTATGCAATGTCGAAACCACCAGGTGTCCGGTTTGAGCGGCACGGAGCGCGATTTGCGCGGTTTCCTGGTCACGAATTTCACCCACCATAATCACGTCGGGGTCTTGGCGCAATATGGCGCGGAGTGCGGAGGCAAAAGTGAAACTGCATTTTTCGTTCACTTGCACTTGTGCCGCACCTTCAAGCGGATATTCCACTGGGTCTTCAATCGTCGTCACATTCACTTGCTTATGCAGAATTTCCTGCAACCCAGCGTGGAGAGTCGTTGTCTTTCCAGAACCTGTCGGCCCTGTCACCAAGAATAATCCTTGCGGGCTGTTGAACACCTCTTGCAAAAATTGCAGGTGCGCTTTACTCAAACCAAGTGATTCTAGCTTTGTGTGTGGTCCGCGGGCGAGGGGTGAAAACGCAATCGGGCTACTCGTTGTCGGTAAAATCCGGAGTACCGCTTTTTCGCCCCCCTGAACGGGGAGCGTGCTCACACGGATGTTTGCTGTATGCTTAAGACCCTCGAAATGAAAAGAACCATCATGCGGAATTCTTTTGTCTGTAATATCGATTTCAGAAAGAATCTTGAGTCGGACCAATACCGGCTCGCTAATCCATAAAGGCAAGTTCTTGAAATCGTTCAACAAGCCGTCTTGCCGTAAACGCACACGTAGTGATTGACCTGTAGGCTCCAAGTGAATATCAGTCGCTTTCAAATCAATCGACTGCTCAATCAGGCTATCGACTAAGTTCACAATCGGCTCGGACTCCCAAGAAGTACTTTGGGCACTTTCGGGCTTTAAAATGGCGTCTTCGATTCGGTCGCAATTCTTGCTTAGCAACAGGTGAATTTCGGCCTTGCTCTTGACGCATGCGTTTATGGGGGCGCCAAGCTCTGTCCGCACCTTTTGCAGCAAGAATTCATCGCTGTCGTTTGTGACCGCAATACTCAAATTGCCAAGTAGGGCGACCTCGTGCTCGCGACACCATTTTGTAGAAAGCTGTGGTTCCATACCGCGAAAATAAAAAACATTCCCGCGCATGCGTGCAAACACCTGATTGCAAAAATTTTAGCCGGATTGTCTTTTTGTGAGTCGAACGGTATCAGTGAGCCCAAAGCGACTCGTCTGAACGAGTCGTGTGGGCGACCTTTGACCACTTAGTGCTTTAGCACTTATGTGGGCATGGCCACCTTTAGGTGGTAGTGAGCGCTTTGGGTACGTACTTAGTGTGATTGGTCGCGAACGGTACTAAAAAGTCCCGGTCGAATGACCGGGACTTACTTCTCTCTCTATTGTCTAAATCTTATGCTTTATGGCGCTGGAAATTCTTCTTGATATTTCCGGCTTTCTTTTTCGCCTTGTGGAAGATGGCGTTCGGGAGCCAGAAGAAGGTCGGCACCAAATACATGGTCAGGATTGCAGACACAATCAAGCCACCCACAGAGGCGATACCCATCGGCTGGGTCATGGCAGCCACGTTACCACCGAGAGCGAATGCCAGCGGAAGCTGGGCCACCACAGAAGCGAACGTTGCAAGTACAATCGGCTGGAACTTGTTTTCGCCTGCGGTCATAATGGCTGAACGTCTTCCCATAGCGCCACTTCGTAGCAGTCGGTTTGCTTCGTCAAGCAATAGAATGGCGTTGTTCACCACCACACCGATAAGCATCACGATAGCCATGAGGGCGATCATCGAAAGTGCCTTGCCGGTAACGATAAGGGAAAGAATCACGCCTATAGCACCCATCGGGATTGTCGTCATAATAATGAACGGCTGGGCAAAGCTTTCAAGGAGTGCAATCAACAGAATGTAGGTGAGGATGATAGCCATCACGATGGCCGTCTTGAATTCGTCCACCATGTCATTCTGCATGTCTGCGTTGCCGCCAAAGCCAAACGAAATTCCTTCGGGAACCTGGTCCTTCATTTCTGCGGCGAGCGCTCCGACCTTGCCCATGATTTCACCGGTGGTGTGTCCCGGCAACAAGTTCATCGAAACGTCAACACGTCTCATCTTGCGCTTACGGTCAATACGGGTCGGGCCTGCACCGTCTTCAATGAAGAACAGCTCGTTGGCATTTACGTATCCCTTGGGCGTCAAGATGGGAAGGTTTTCGATATCTGCGTGGCTTTGACGGTCTTTTTCCATCATACGCACGTACACGTCATATTCTTCACCGTCATCGGTATACTGGCCTGCTTCGTAACCGCTAACAGCAATGTAGTTGTAGGTGGCGACGGTCTTTAAGGTCACGCCGTAATCGGCGAGCGCCTGACGGTTCGGGAGAAGTCGAATTTCGGGCTTACCCGCTTCGTAGCTCATCTTCACGTCGACGACACCTTCGATGGTTTCCTTGATTTTATCCATCACGATTTCGGAAGCCTTCACCACGGAGTCGGCGTGCAGACCGCTCACTTCGAGCACCACGTCACCGGCGGAGTTGTTCTGCATTTCAGAAGCAGAAGTAGACTTAATTGAAATAAAGGCGTCAGGAATATTTGCAAGGTAAGGACGCAGCGAATCGACGATTTGGTCGGTACTACGAGTACGGCCTTCCCAGTCCTTCAAGAGCTTGACACGCATGGTAGCCTGGTTTACGGTCGTAAAACCGTTAGAACCACCCACGTTCATGCTGTAGTGCACAATTTCGGGAACACCCTTGACTCTCTCTTCGATAATACGTGCAACGCTGTCGGTGGTTTCGATGTTAGTACCCACAGGCATTTCAAGCTTCACCGAAATCATGCCCTGGTCCTGTTTCGGCATCACTTCGACGGTCAAGAAGTTCTTCGCAAGAACACCCACAAAGAAAATTCCTGCGCCAAGTGCAACGACTTGGAATATAACACCCGGAACAGAAAGGCAGAACGAAAGGGTCTTGAGGTATACAAAGCGAATTCCATTCAAGGCCTTGGGGAAGAGCGCAAGAATACGGTCAAGAATCGAGGGCTTTTCTTCGATAATGTTTCCGTTTTCATCTTTCTTCTTGCCCTTGAACAAGTAGGCAGCCATGAGCGGTGTCAAGGTGAAAGTCACCAAGAGCGACACGAAGGTTGCAAACACCATGGTCAGACCGAACGTTCTAAAGAAGATACCGGCAATGGACTTCATGAAGGCAATCGGCACGAACACGCAAACGTTGGTGAGTGTCGAAGCCATGATGGCGACCATGATTTCACTGGTGCCTCGGTAGGCGGCTTCTTTCGGGTCAAGTCCAAGTTTTAATTTTTCGTTAATGTTTTCAAGCACCACGATAGAGTTTGTCACCAACAGGCCCACGGAACTCGACAGAGCCATGAGCGACATCATGTTGATACCGAATCCGGCGAAGTACATAAGCGTAAATGCACCAATCACGGAAATCGGCATCGTAAGGGCCGCAATGAACATGGTCGAGAACTTGCCGAGGAACAAGAGCAAAAGTCCAGCCGTAAGGCCGATTGCGATAACGATATTCTGAATCACGTTGTCGATAGCTTCGTTCACGGCTTCAGACTTGTCGTAAACCAGGTGAAGTTCGAATCCTTCAGGCAAGGTCTTCTGGATTTCGGCCATGCGCTTGAGCACGCCTCTCGAAACTTCAACCACGTTAGCGTCGGAACGCTTCTTGATATCGAGTGAAACAGAGTTCGTTCCGTTGAAGCGTGATGCAGAAGTAATCGATTCAACCGTATCCTTGACTTCAGCGATTTCAGAAAGCTTGATTACGCCTGTTTGGGTCGGAATATCCAGGTCGCGCATTTCGTCAAGGCTGGTGAACTTACCTGCGGTACGCACCGTCGTATTCTTGTGCTTGCCGATGACTTCACCGATCGGGTTGTTGACGTTAGCTTGTCCGAAAATTCCCATGATGGTCGCAATGTCTACATTGCGGTCGATCATTTTGTCCTTGTCAAGTTCAATGGAAATCTGGCGTGTGGTACCACCGAAAAGGTCTACGCTTGCCACACCCGGAACAGAGGTGAACAGCGGTTCGATTTCGTCTTCCACCTTTTGACGGAGTTCCGTGGAGTTTAGCGGACCCGTAAACGAAATGGACATGATGGCGGCACCGTTAATGTCGACCTTCGAAATAATCGGGGCCTGCACGGCATCCGGGAAGTCGGCTGCGGCAAGTTCAATCTTGGAACGCACGTCGTTTGCAGCTACGTCCACGTTGATACCCATGTTGAACATGGCAACCACGATACCGTAGTTTTCAAGGCATATCGACTGCACGTAGTCGATACCGTCCACCAGTTCCACCTGTTCTTCAATAGGCTTGATGATGGTCGTTTCGATTTCTTCGGGGTTTGCGCCCGGGTAAATGATGGTGCCGGTGACCACGGGGACGTCGAATTTCGGCATCAGGTCCACCACCATCATGCTGTAGGTGTAGAGACCGAAAACCACCACGGTCAAAATGACCATGAGCATGGTTATCGGTTTATAGATACTGGCCTTAATCATTCAGAATCATCTCCTATTCAACGATCAGCACTTTGTCGCCGTCGTTCATCTTGGACTGGCCTTCGACAATCACGGTTTCGCCACCTTCAAGACCTTCTGTAATCTGCACATCGTTCTTGGTCTGCACGCCAAGCTTCACGATCTTGCGAAGGGCCTTGCCTTCGGCATCGACAGTCCAGATGACGTTAATGCCGTTGCGGTAAACGATTGCTTCGGCAGGAACCACGATGCCTTCCACCTGGCGGGCGTCAAGTTCTGCGGTCACGTACATGCCGGGCAGGAGCTTCTTGGCCTTGTTGTCGAACGTAATTTCAACCGGGAAGAAGTGTGTTGTCGGGTTTGCGGCGAGCGGAATCAGGGTCACCTTACCCGTGAACGTTTCGTCGGCGACAGTGACTTTGGCAGATGCGCCCTTCTTGAAGAATCCGATGTCCTTGCTGGTGACGTTCAACTTCAAGATAACCTTGTTGAGCTTTGCAATGGTTGCAAACTGAGCGCCCGGTCCCGGAGTCTGGCCAACCTTGAACTTGATTTCGGTCACCACGCCTGCTTCAGGAGCGAGAATCAAAGTGGCGCGACGAGCTGTTTCGAGGCCCATCTTTGCGACCTTGAGTTGCATTTCCTGGCTGTCCATGTCCTGTTGGCTAATGCCTCCCTTGGCATGGAGTTCACGCATGCGTTCGGTTGCTTTTTCAAGAACAGCGATTTTTTCTTGTGCTTCCTGGTACTGGGTGTTGTCGCCTGTAAAGAGGTATTCGGCGATTACCTGGTCCTTCTGGACGGTGGAACCCACTTGCACGTTAATCTTTGCAATCGGGTCGCCCATCTTGCAGATGGCGCTGTTCTGGTTGATGCCTTCGATTGTGCCACTGAACTTACGCACGTCGGTAAGTTTCGAGGTGGCGGCCTTGACTACGCGGGCAGGCTTGCCTTTTTCTTTCTGGATTTCTTCGATGGTCGAAGCCTTCTTTTCGGCATTTTCTTCTTTCTTGTCGCAGGCGACAAGCATCAGCGATGCGACAGCGATAGTCAGGAGGGTTTTAACAGTCTTGTTCATTCTTTCCTCTTTCTCTTATTAATATTCACCGGTGGCCTGAAGGAGGGCGTTGTAAGCCTTGTTCCAATTTACGATAGCTTCCATGTAGCCGAGCTTCGCCACGCGAAGGTCGTTTTCTGCTGCGAGAAGGTTCAGCTGCGTTTCTCGTCCGAGCTTGTAGCTGTCGTTGGTCAGGTCGTAATTCTTTTGAGCCAGGTCGATTTGGCGCTTGGCAATTTCAATCTGGGAATTAGCGTCTTCGAGCGTGTTGGCGCAAGATTCAATCTGCACGCGGAATCCACGTTCAGCGGTTTCCTTCTTGATTTGCGTGCTACGCAGATTCGACTTTGCCTGAACCACGGCTTCCTTGGTTTTCATACCGTTGAAAAGGTTCATCGTGAAGTTCAGGGCAACGTACTTGTTGATGTTTTCGTCCCAATCGGGAGCGTCCCACTGATAGAAGTGGTTCTTGTTGTTCGTATACTTGAGTCCGCCAATCAAAACCAATGTCGGCTTGTAGCCGCCTTCTTCAATCGAAACGTTCTTTTGGAGCATTTCTTCGGAAGCTTCGAGCATCACCAGTTCCTTACGGCGCTTTTTCACGTTTGCCATGGCGGTGTCGGGGAAGGTATAGCCTTCCAGCGGATCGCGAAGGTCACCCTGGAATTTGACGTCGGAATCCCATTCAAGGCCCATGGTGTTAAGGAGGGCGTTGCGTGCGAGAACGCGCTTCTTTTCGGTGCTGGCGATTTCAGAGGTCAGCTGGTCCATCTTGAGCTGCACACGAATCAAGTCCAATTCGGTAGCGAGGCCGCTTTTGAGGGATTGATCCACGAAATTCAGGTTTTCCTGCAACAAATCTTTGGACTGTTGCAGAATAACGATAGCGGAATCCAGGTAAATGAGCTGGTCGAAGGCGTTTTCGACATCGTAACGGACGGTTGCCTTGGCGTTGTCCAGGCTAACTTCCTTCATGTGCTTGTAAGCCTTCGCAATTTCGATACCTGTGCCGACCTTGCCCTGGGCGTAAAGAATCTGGGTGGCGGTGATGCCCACAGAGGATTGCCAGCGGTAGCCCTGTTGAGACATACCGTAAATCAGGCCGTCAATGGCACCTGCATTCACGTAGTCGTAGACGGTAGGAGCACTGCCGTCTTCTGCTTTCGTGCTGTTCAAGGTGTTGTAAATGGGCTTTTTGTTTTCTACGTCGTCCAATCCGAAAATACGTGTAACGGTTGCGCTCAGGTCAACCGTCGGAAGGGCGTTGCCGTAGCCGGCATCTACTTGGGAATTTGCCGAAATGACTTCTTCTTCGGCGGTTTTTACGTCCGAGGACTTTTCAAGGGCGATTTTGACGGCTTCATCACGTGTGTAGGTCGTGGCCCAAATCGTTTGGGGGACCGCAATGCACAGAGCCAGAGCCGATAATGCTGCTAATTGCCTTGACATTCCATCTCCTATATACATTTTGCGGTGCAAATGTAAAAAAATGTTGCTCCATATATAAGGGTGAAATGTCGAATTTGGGGACGAAATGCACAATTTTGGGGATAAAAAACAGCCTGCCGAGAGGGCAGGCTGTAGTGGTGAAAATTTGAGCAGAAAACTACATCAGACCGGGGATTTTCATGCCGCCGGTAATGCCGCTGATGCTTTCCTGGGTGGCATCGTCTTTTTTCTTGACGGCGGCGTTGATAGCTGCCATGAGCAGGTCTTCGAGGGCTTCCACGTCGTCTTTGTCGACTGCATCGGGATTGATCTTGATCATGGTCAGAACGCCCTTACCGTTCATGGCGACTTTAACCATTCCGCCACCGGCTTCGGCTTCGAAGCTCTGTGCCTTAAGATCGCTCTGTGCCTTCATCATCTTGCTCTGCATCTTCTGGAGATCG
It includes:
- a CDS encoding TolC family protein — translated: MSRQLAALSALALCIAVPQTIWATTYTRDEAVKIALEKSSDVKTAEEEVISANSQVDAGYGNALPTVDLSATVTRIFGLDDVENKKPIYNTLNSTKAEDGSAPTVYDYVNAGAIDGLIYGMSQQGYRWQSSVGITATQILYAQGKVGTGIEIAKAYKHMKEVSLDNAKATVRYDVENAFDQLIYLDSAIVILQQSKDLLQENLNFVDQSLKSGLATELDLIRVQLKMDQLTSEIASTEKKRVLARNALLNTMGLEWDSDVKFQGDLRDPLEGYTFPDTAMANVKKRRKELVMLEASEEMLQKNVSIEEGGYKPTLVLIGGLKYTNNKNHFYQWDAPDWDENINKYVALNFTMNLFNGMKTKEAVVQAKSNLRSTQIKKETAERGFRVQIESCANTLEDANSQIEIAKRQIDLAQKNYDLTNDSYKLGRETQLNLLAAENDLRVAKLGYMEAIVNWNKAYNALLQATGEY
- a CDS encoding efflux RND transporter permease subunit → MIKASIYKPITMLMVILTVVVFGLYTYSMMVVDLMPKFDVPVVTGTIIYPGANPEEIETTIIKPIEEQVELVDGIDYVQSICLENYGIVVAMFNMGINVDVAANDVRSKIELAAADFPDAVQAPIISKVDINGAAIMSISFTGPLNSTELRQKVEDEIEPLFTSVPGVASVDLFGGTTRQISIELDKDKMIDRNVDIATIMGIFGQANVNNPIGEVIGKHKNTTVRTAGKFTSLDEMRDLDIPTQTGVIKLSEIAEVKDTVESITSASRFNGTNSVSLDIKKRSDANVVEVSRGVLKRMAEIQKTLPEGFELHLVYDKSEAVNEAIDNVIQNIVIAIGLTAGLLLLFLGKFSTMFIAALTMPISVIGAFTLMYFAGFGINMMSLMALSSSVGLLVTNSIVVLENINEKLKLGLDPKEAAYRGTSEIMVAIMASTLTNVCVFVPIAFMKSIAGIFFRTFGLTMVFATFVSLLVTFTLTPLMAAYLFKGKKKDENGNIIEEKPSILDRILALFPKALNGIRFVYLKTLSFCLSVPGVIFQVVALGAGIFFVGVLAKNFLTVEVMPKQDQGMISVKLEMPVGTNIETTDSVARIIEERVKGVPEIVHYSMNVGGSNGFTTVNQATMRVKLLKDWEGRTRSTDQIVDSLRPYLANIPDAFISIKSTSASEMQNNSAGDVVLEVSGLHADSVVKASEIVMDKIKETIEGVVDVKMSYEAGKPEIRLLPNRQALADYGVTLKTVATYNYIAVSGYEAGQYTDDGEEYDVYVRMMEKDRQSHADIENLPILTPKGYVNANELFFIEDGAGPTRIDRKRKMRRVDVSMNLLPGHTTGEIMGKVGALAAEMKDQVPEGISFGFGGNADMQNDMVDEFKTAIVMAIILTYILLIALLESFAQPFIIMTTIPMGAIGVILSLIVTGKALSMIALMAIVMLIGVVVNNAILLLDEANRLLRSGAMGRRSAIMTAGENKFQPIVLATFASVVAQLPLAFALGGNVAAMTQPMGIASVGGLIVSAILTMYLVPTFFWLPNAIFHKAKKKAGNIKKNFQRHKA
- a CDS encoding efflux RND transporter periplasmic adaptor subunit; the encoded protein is MNKTVKTLLTIAVASLMLVACDKKEENAEKKASTIEEIQKEKGKPARVVKAATSKLTDVRKFSGTIEGINQNSAICKMGDPIAKINVQVGSTVQKDQVIAEYLFTGDNTQYQEAQEKIAVLEKATERMRELHAKGGISQQDMDSQEMQLKVAKMGLETARRATLILAPEAGVVTEIKFKVGQTPGPGAQFATIAKLNKVILKLNVTSKDIGFFKKGASAKVTVADETFTGKVTLIPLAANPTTHFFPVEITFDNKAKKLLPGMYVTAELDARQVEGIVVPAEAIVYRNGINVIWTVDAEGKALRKIVKLGVQTKNDVQITEGLEGGETVIVEGQSKMNDGDKVLIVE
- a CDS encoding GspE/PulE family protein; translated protein: MEPQLSTKWCREHEVALLGNLSIAVTNDSDEFLLQKVRTELGAPINACVKSKAEIHLLLSKNCDRIEDAILKPESAQSTSWESEPIVNLVDSLIEQSIDLKATDIHLEPTGQSLRVRLRQDGLLNDFKNLPLWISEPVLVRLKILSEIDITDKRIPHDGSFHFEGLKHTANIRVSTLPVQGGEKAVLRILPTTSSPIAFSPLARGPHTKLESLGLSKAHLQFLQEVFNSPQGLFLVTGPTGSGKTTTLHAGLQEILHKQVNVTTIEDPVEYPLEGAAQVQVNEKCSFTFASALRAILRQDPDVIMVGEIRDQETAQIALRAAQTGHLVVSTLHTNSAKAGYTRLEDLGISRTALQESHLGIMAQRLVRCRPAQALPYSGRQAVVEILKPDGNYVDGTLRENAMRLVQAGLTDEPEIRRVLGNVG
- a CDS encoding YbaB/EbfC family nucleoid-associated protein, producing MDMSKMLRDLQKMQSKMMKAQSDLKAQSFEAEAGGGMVKVAMNGKGVLTMIKINPDAVDKDDVEALEDLLMAAINAAVKKKDDATQESISGITGGMKIPGLM